From a single Bos indicus isolate NIAB-ARS_2022 breed Sahiwal x Tharparkar chromosome 11, NIAB-ARS_B.indTharparkar_mat_pri_1.0, whole genome shotgun sequence genomic region:
- the LOC109566165 gene encoding antimicrobial peptide NK-lysin-like isoform X1 — translation MTSWAVLIIASVLLVAPGLAFSGLTPESHDQATTHQCDGDELCQGLDPEDPQGDLLLQGEELGLLCGSCQRIIQHLMDKLGDQPDENTVIEAASKVCGKMGPLKGLCKSITKRFLRRIAADITAGKTSRVVCEDIKMCKSKPVGFI, via the exons ATGACCTCCTGGGCTGTCCTGATCATCGCCTCGGTGCTCCTGGTTGCCCCAG GGCTGGCCTTTTCTGGTCTGACTCCTGAGAGCCACGACCAGGCGACGACCCATCAGTGTGATGGAGATGAGTTGTGCCAGGGCCTGGACCCAGAGGATCCCCAG GGTGACCTGCTGCTCCAAGGAGAAGAGCTGGGCCTACTCTGTGGTTCTTGTCAGAGGATAATACAACATCTGATGGACAAGTTGGGAGATCAGCCCGATGAG AATACCGTCATCGAGGCGGCCTCCAAGGTGTGCGGCAAGATGGGGCCGCTGAAAGGTCTGTGCAAGTCAATCACGAAGAGATTTCTCCGTCGCATCGCTGCAGACATCACAGCTGGAAAAACCTCTCGGGTTGTCTGTGAGGACATCAAGATGTGCAAAAGCAAGCCAG TAGGTTTCATTTGA
- the LOC109566165 gene encoding antimicrobial peptide NK-lysin-like isoform X2 — MTSWAVLIIASVLLVAPGLAFSGLTPESHDQATTHQCDGDELCQGLDPEDPQGDLLLQGEELGLLCGSCQRIIQHLMDKLGDQPDENTVIEAASKVCGKMGPLKGLCKSITKRFLRRIAADITAGKTSRVVCEDIKMCKSKPGFI, encoded by the exons ATGACCTCCTGGGCTGTCCTGATCATCGCCTCGGTGCTCCTGGTTGCCCCAG GGCTGGCCTTTTCTGGTCTGACTCCTGAGAGCCACGACCAGGCGACGACCCATCAGTGTGATGGAGATGAGTTGTGCCAGGGCCTGGACCCAGAGGATCCCCAG GGTGACCTGCTGCTCCAAGGAGAAGAGCTGGGCCTACTCTGTGGTTCTTGTCAGAGGATAATACAACATCTGATGGACAAGTTGGGAGATCAGCCCGATGAG AATACCGTCATCGAGGCGGCCTCCAAGGTGTGCGGCAAGATGGGGCCGCTGAAAGGTCTGTGCAAGTCAATCACGAAGAGATTTCTCCGTCGCATCGCTGCAGACATCACAGCTGGAAAAACCTCTCGGGTTGTCTGTGAGGACATCAAGATGTGCAAAAGCAAGCCAG GTTTCATTTGA